A window from Musa acuminata AAA Group cultivar baxijiao chromosome BXJ3-10, Cavendish_Baxijiao_AAA, whole genome shotgun sequence encodes these proteins:
- the LOC135651964 gene encoding vacuolar fusion protein MON1 homolog, whose translation MDSDDSVTDPNPHHPDPSLDAEPATVEQMGSLALGEAGDPAGAERPVGNGFLPADFYAAAGEIEVVEEGSPVSEDLAGPSSLGGSGACRERSGRGDELPSPSSSGYAGERGSSGGSSEIEEADDRETMLDDWSRGKRHPDEDDGSVSWRKRKKHFFILSNSGKPIYSRYGDEHKLAGFSATLQAIISFVENSGDRLKFIRAGKHQVVFLVKVPIYLVCISCTEEPYEALKRQLELIYGQMLLILTKSVNRCFEKNPKYDMTPLLRGTDAVFSSLIHAFSWNPATFLNAYTCLPLSYSTRQAASAILQDVADSGVLFALLMCKNKVVSLVGTQKASLHPDDMLLLSNFIMSSESFRTSESFSPICLPRYNPMVFLYAYVHFLDVDTYLTLLTTSSDSFYHLKDCRIRIETVLVKSNVLSEVQRSMLDGGLRVEDLPLDSSLRSRSLTTPELSSSQTGIGGPSGLWHFMYRSIYLDQYVSSEFSSPISSSSQQKRLFRAYQKLYASMHDNGTGTHKTQFRRDEDFVLLCWITQDFELYAAFDPLADKALAIKTCNRVCQWVRDVENEIFLFGASPFSW comes from the exons ATGGATTCCGACGATTCCGTCACCGATCCGAATCCCCACCACCCCGACCCTTCCCTCGACGCTGAGCCCGCCACGGTGGAACAGATGGGTTCTCTCGCCTTGGGAGAAGCCGGCGACCCCGCGGGCGCAGAGCGGCCGGTCGGCAACGGTTTTCTGCCCGCGGATTTCTACGCGGCCGCGGGTGAGATCGAGGTCGTGGAGGAGGGGTCGCCGGTCTCTGAGGATCTGGCCGGGCCTTCGTCTCTTGGTGGCTCTGGTGCCTGTCGGGAGCGCTCGGGCCGCGGGGACGAGCTACCTAGCCCCAGCAGCAGCGGTTACGCTGGAGAGAGGGGGAGCAGTGGAGGGTCGAGCGAGATCGAGGAGGCCGATGACCGAGAGACGATGCTGGATGATTGGAGCCGCGGGAAGCGGCATCCTGACGAG GATGATGGTTCAGTTTCATGGAGAAAGCGAAAGAAGCACTTCTTTATTCTGAGTAACTCTGGGAAGCCAATATATTCTAG GTATGGGGATGAGCATAAATTAGCAGGATTTTCAGCAACTTTGCAGGCTATTATTTCTTTTGTAGAAAACAG TGGAGACCGTCTGAAGTTTATAAGAGCTGGGAAACATCAG GTGGTTTTTCTTGTAAAAGTTCCAATATATTTAGTATGCATAAGCTGTACAGAAGAGCCATATGAAGCTTTGAAAAGACAGTTGGAGCTTATTTATGGTCAG ATGCTGCTTATCTTGACAAAATCGGTAAATAGATGTTTCGAGAAGAATCCAAAATACGACATGACCCCATTGTTGAGAGGAACTGATGCCGTCTTCTCTTCTCTGATTCATGCATTCAGCTG GAATCCTGCTACATTTCTTAATGCATATACTTGCCTTCCTCTGTCTTATTCAACAAGACAAGCTGCCAGTGCTATATTGCAAGATGTTGCTGATTCAGGAGTTTTATTTGCATTATTGATGTGTAAGAACAAG GTCGTCAGTCTTGTTGGAACTCAAAAGGCATCTCTGCACCCTGATGACATGCTGTTACTTTCCAATTTTATAATGTCTTCAGAATCATTCAG GACTTCCGAGTCTTTCTCACCAATTTGCTTGCCAAGATACAATCCAATGGTGTTCCTTTATGCTTATGTCCATTTTCTTGAT GTGGATACATATTTGACATTGCTTACTACCAGTTCAGAttctttctatcatctcaaggattgCAG GATTCGCATTGAGACCGTGCTTGTGAAGTCCAATGTTCTCTCTGAAGTTCAAAGATCAATGCTAGATGGTGGTCTACGTGTTGAGGATCTCCCACTTGATTCTTCTCTTCGGTCTAGGTCTCTGACAACACCTGAACTTTCCTCTTCTCAAACTGGCATCGGTGGCCCCTCTGGACTTTGGCATTTCATGTATAGGAGCATCTACCTTGATCAATATGTATCATCGGAGTTCTCCTCACCCATAAGCAGTTCAAGTCAACAGAAAAG GTTATTTAGGGCTTACCAAAAGTTGTATGCTTCAATGCATGATAATGGAACTGGTACACATAAAACACAGTTCAGAAGAGATGAAGATTTCG TTCTCCTGTGCTGGATCACTCAAGATTTTGAACTTTATGCAGCATTTGATCCACTTGCAGACAAG GCTCTTGCAATAAAGACGTGCAACAGAGTTTGTCAATGGGTAAGAGATGTAGAAAATGAGATATTTTTGTTTGGTGCAAGCCCCTTTTCGTGGTGA